From a single Lewinella sp. LCG006 genomic region:
- a CDS encoding CNNM domain-containing protein, with amino-acid sequence MILLFIYAGLAIAFSFFCSIWEAVLLSMPDSYAEAQAATGSANGKLLKQVKKEKDQHISAILSLNTVAHTVGAILVGKQAEAYYGTGGFSFFGLLDIPFTGLIAALMTLGVLILSEIIPKTLGSNNWKTFSVFTAKSLKIVTFLMTPLVWMSDFITKKMRGKGHGTEISREELAAMAQMGTRTGVFHAGESTIIDNLMRFHLIETRSILTPRTVVKAANQEKTILEFYNANPELAFSRIPIFEGSKDHITGYVLKDVLLDKLVKQEGDLKLKDIARPITVVKEDQTIQDVFNHLLSTKEQIALVVGQFGGMSGIVTFEDVIETLLGLEIVDELDSTEDMQHLARQNWEKRAQDLGIIKPEDPKQ; translated from the coding sequence ATGATACTTCTCTTCATCTATGCTGGTTTAGCAATCGCCTTCTCTTTTTTTTGTTCTATCTGGGAAGCCGTACTATTGAGCATGCCCGACTCTTATGCAGAAGCACAAGCCGCCACCGGATCGGCAAATGGTAAACTTCTGAAGCAAGTCAAGAAGGAAAAGGACCAACATATCTCTGCTATTCTCTCGCTGAATACCGTTGCCCATACCGTTGGTGCCATCTTGGTAGGAAAGCAAGCGGAAGCTTATTATGGAACGGGAGGTTTCAGTTTTTTCGGTTTGCTCGATATCCCTTTCACTGGCCTTATTGCTGCGCTAATGACCCTGGGGGTACTTATCCTGTCAGAGATCATCCCCAAAACATTGGGTTCCAATAACTGGAAAACCTTCTCTGTTTTTACAGCTAAAAGCCTAAAAATTGTCACGTTTTTAATGACTCCTCTGGTTTGGATGAGTGATTTCATTACCAAAAAGATGAGAGGTAAAGGGCACGGTACAGAGATCAGCAGAGAGGAACTTGCTGCGATGGCACAAATGGGAACCCGGACGGGCGTTTTTCACGCTGGAGAATCTACTATTATTGACAATTTGATGCGATTTCACTTGATTGAAACGCGCTCCATCCTCACGCCCCGGACGGTGGTGAAAGCTGCTAACCAGGAAAAAACCATTCTGGAATTTTATAACGCTAACCCAGAATTGGCTTTCAGCCGTATTCCTATTTTTGAAGGCTCTAAAGATCACATCACCGGCTATGTCTTAAAAGATGTGTTGTTGGACAAACTTGTTAAGCAAGAAGGCGACTTGAAACTAAAGGATATTGCACGCCCCATCACGGTCGTAAAGGAAGACCAAACCATTCAGGATGTATTTAACCACCTCTTGAGCACCAAAGAACAAATAGCCCTGGTGGTGGGTCAGTTTGGGGGTATGTCGGGAATTGTCACTTTCGAAGATGTCATCGAAACCCTCCTGGGATTAGAGATCGTTGATGAATTGGACAGTACGGAAGACATGCAGCACCTTGCACGCCAAAATTGGGAAAAGAGAGCCCAAGACCTAGGGATCATCAAACCAGAGGACCCCAAGCAATAA
- a CDS encoding LysM peptidoglycan-binding domain-containing protein, with the protein MMRKKIPLLLGLFMVLSISLTAAQIFILFDPACMDRLEYDMTRPDGKGDYLVYHVNIRSGEKLILEVGEESSREQNYLPEPYLYCNSGGFDQSLMRRINANIDEVYLVYPRNDKNYTISRVATAAYYAKNGNVLSYDSPKYSFRFDTSFGTIGENIAVNNPGAKVYFEGRLENDCTGSYLFRQLSPQSAYPLTDLVVTPEIGIIEERSGANASAALNNTIRLNKVNGRSADRYIQEVCGTEPGSQKAVIGTQQGVPTPTNYNAGNSRINPPGNLPSGAILPSGNVVNNPGNTVPTTSTGIMTESTPTPSAATTHTVASGETLYGISRKYSVDVADIKAWNNLSSNTIRRGQVLQVAPATDNTAPDLVSRGLANRTSQATTLSGGPVPYAQTGTQRIMTDNQNLHIVKPGETVASIALEYGYTSKKFREINELGANDIVKVGQRLKTTDCDCATSSAAVVPNQVPTTATPNSYNSTGGRLAPNDLVARTPAAASTNANVINPSASQVVVRNSGGLTTYTPPTVPVTTNRSPVSDYNAIPNSYETTTARRTMSSMEGSGSTPRAIGNATDFGSPVAPASTASTSRPQAYGSPYPSPNTPISYDAVRTSPPDNYYQPASTQRRIHVVAAGESLYGIARRYGTTPEQLRKLNNLGPSDPIIEYQNLYIE; encoded by the coding sequence ATGATGCGCAAAAAAATCCCATTACTACTCGGCCTTTTCATGGTCTTGAGTATCTCGCTGACTGCCGCTCAGATCTTTATCCTTTTTGATCCAGCTTGTATGGATCGGCTGGAATATGATATGACCCGACCAGATGGCAAAGGTGACTACCTCGTTTATCACGTTAACATCCGTTCTGGTGAAAAACTCATTTTAGAGGTAGGTGAGGAAAGCTCCCGTGAGCAAAATTATCTTCCCGAACCCTATTTGTACTGCAACAGCGGCGGCTTTGACCAAAGCCTCATGCGGAGAATCAATGCTAACATTGATGAGGTATACCTGGTTTATCCCCGAAACGATAAAAACTACACAATTTCCAGGGTCGCGACGGCCGCCTACTATGCTAAAAATGGCAATGTACTGAGCTATGATTCGCCTAAGTACAGTTTCCGTTTCGATACTTCTTTTGGCACCATTGGTGAGAACATCGCGGTAAACAACCCCGGCGCCAAGGTGTACTTTGAAGGACGGTTAGAAAATGATTGTACCGGTTCTTATTTGTTCCGCCAGCTTTCTCCTCAATCTGCTTATCCGCTTACCGACTTGGTGGTTACTCCAGAGATTGGTATTATTGAAGAACGCAGTGGTGCCAACGCCTCAGCCGCACTCAACAATACTATTCGCCTGAATAAAGTGAATGGACGATCGGCCGATCGCTACATCCAGGAAGTATGCGGTACAGAACCTGGCTCGCAAAAAGCGGTGATTGGTACCCAACAAGGTGTTCCAACACCTACCAACTACAATGCTGGTAACAGCAGAATCAATCCTCCTGGCAATTTACCTTCTGGGGCAATTCTACCTTCTGGTAATGTCGTAAACAATCCTGGTAATACTGTACCTACGACGAGCACTGGCATTATGACGGAGAGTACTCCAACGCCAAGTGCTGCGACTACACACACCGTAGCTTCGGGGGAAACACTTTACGGTATTTCCCGGAAATACAGTGTTGATGTCGCTGATATTAAAGCCTGGAACAACCTTAGCTCTAATACCATTCGCAGAGGTCAGGTTTTACAAGTTGCTCCAGCTACCGATAACACCGCACCTGATTTGGTAAGTCGGGGATTGGCTAATCGTACTAGTCAGGCAACGACCTTATCTGGTGGTCCTGTTCCTTACGCTCAAACTGGTACCCAGCGTATTATGACCGACAACCAGAATTTACACATTGTGAAACCAGGAGAGACCGTGGCCTCTATAGCTTTGGAATATGGTTACACGAGTAAGAAGTTCCGGGAAATCAACGAATTAGGCGCCAACGACATCGTGAAGGTTGGTCAGCGTTTGAAGACTACCGACTGCGATTGTGCCACTTCTTCTGCCGCTGTCGTTCCCAATCAGGTACCTACGACAGCTACGCCCAACAGCTACAATTCGACAGGTGGCCGTTTGGCACCCAACGACTTGGTGGCGCGTACCCCGGCAGCAGCGAGTACCAATGCCAATGTCATCAATCCAAGTGCTTCTCAGGTAGTAGTGAGAAATAGTGGAGGATTGACGACCTACACTCCTCCTACGGTCCCTGTTACCACTAATCGTAGCCCAGTGAGTGATTACAATGCTATTCCTAACTCCTACGAAACCACCACCGCCAGACGTACAATGTCTAGCATGGAAGGAAGTGGAAGTACGCCTAGGGCTATTGGCAATGCTACTGATTTTGGCAGCCCGGTAGCACCAGCGAGTACCGCTAGTACAAGTCGCCCACAAGCCTATGGCAGCCCTTACCCGTCACCCAATACCCCCATTAGCTATGATGCGGTGAGGACTTCTCCACCAGATAATTACTACCAACCAGCTAGCACACAGCGACGGATACACGTAGTTGCTGCTGGTGAGAGTCTCTATGGAATTGCACGTCGCTACGGTACGACACCTGAGCAACTTCGCAAACTCAACAACCTCGGCCCTAGCGATCCAATTATTGAGTACCAAAATTTATACATTGAGTAG
- a CDS encoding glycoside hydrolase family protein, giving the protein MKRRDFVHYSALAIGSLTFAGCRTWKSTANSYVKHPFRDRLKPVGRMLETEGYYVWGGSPIYGEDGRVHLFYSRWPEEYGMGGWIHQSEIAHAVADHPEAPFRHQATILSPRGEGYWDGSTCHNPHIKKVDGRYALFYMGNSNRKTDTKRIGLALSDSLEGPWVRPEEPLLGAGAPGAWDDHCTTNPSFVRHPNGQYWLYYKSWNTFEYENYTDPKIRGNRKYGLAIADRLEGPYVKYEGNPVLNYSDRGNNTQAEDGFVWQEDGLFHMLLRDMGFFNHQYGLHLTSPDGLHWSAPEIAYYDTDHYFVQPPKPKHLSKYGRFERPQILFKDERPDYLFLASQGGQFMTSSGFVFQLDECYF; this is encoded by the coding sequence ATGAAGCGAAGAGATTTTGTCCACTACAGTGCTTTGGCCATTGGCAGCCTTACTTTTGCTGGTTGTAGAACCTGGAAATCGACCGCTAACAGTTATGTAAAACATCCTTTTCGTGATCGTCTGAAGCCCGTGGGTAGGATGCTGGAAACGGAAGGATACTATGTTTGGGGAGGCAGTCCTATTTATGGTGAGGACGGGCGCGTACACCTCTTCTACTCCCGTTGGCCGGAAGAGTACGGCATGGGAGGCTGGATTCACCAATCGGAAATTGCGCACGCGGTGGCCGACCATCCGGAGGCGCCATTTCGCCACCAGGCAACCATCCTGTCACCGAGGGGAGAAGGTTACTGGGATGGGTCCACCTGCCACAATCCGCATATCAAAAAAGTGGACGGCCGCTACGCTTTGTTCTACATGGGCAACTCCAATCGCAAAACCGACACCAAACGGATCGGCTTAGCCCTTTCCGATTCATTGGAAGGTCCCTGGGTACGTCCCGAAGAGCCCCTTTTGGGTGCTGGTGCGCCAGGCGCCTGGGATGACCATTGTACCACAAACCCTTCCTTCGTCCGCCACCCTAACGGGCAGTATTGGTTGTATTATAAATCCTGGAATACTTTTGAATACGAAAATTACACCGACCCCAAGATCAGGGGTAATCGAAAATACGGCCTGGCCATTGCCGACCGATTAGAGGGGCCTTACGTAAAATACGAAGGAAACCCAGTGCTGAACTATTCAGACCGAGGCAACAATACCCAAGCTGAAGACGGTTTTGTTTGGCAGGAAGATGGGCTTTTTCACATGCTCCTGCGGGACATGGGATTCTTTAATCATCAATATGGCTTGCACTTGACTTCTCCTGATGGGCTTCACTGGTCGGCGCCGGAGATTGCTTATTACGATACAGACCACTATTTCGTCCAGCCTCCAAAGCCCAAGCATCTTTCTAAATATGGTCGCTTTGAACGTCCACAAATTCTGTTCAAAGACGAGCGTCCAGACTATCTTTTTTTGGCCAGTCAGGGTGGTCAATTTATGACTTCCAGCGGTTTTGTTTTTCAGTTAGATGAATGCTACTTTTAA
- a CDS encoding type I restriction enzyme HsdR N-terminal domain-containing protein, producing MQLRLNLTHYQDLLEVKQEEGKRWLRDPIRNKWLVLQPEEMVRQLLIHYLLDVLGVNKNRIAIERGLSVNGLQKRCDILIFDQDMAPWLLVECKAPNVVLRQSVFRQIATYNMPLQVPFLLVCNGPEAYCCSIDFENETYQFLEDLPTYPVSG from the coding sequence GTGCAACTTCGATTAAATCTCACCCATTATCAAGACCTTCTGGAGGTAAAGCAGGAGGAAGGAAAACGTTGGCTCCGTGACCCCATCCGCAATAAGTGGCTGGTTTTACAACCCGAAGAAATGGTACGCCAGCTTTTAATCCATTATCTATTGGACGTTTTGGGCGTTAATAAAAACAGGATTGCTATTGAACGAGGCCTAAGCGTTAATGGCTTGCAAAAACGCTGTGATATTCTCATCTTCGACCAGGACATGGCCCCCTGGCTATTGGTAGAGTGCAAAGCACCAAACGTTGTCTTGCGCCAGTCTGTGTTTCGCCAGATCGCCACCTATAATATGCCACTTCAGGTACCTTTTTTACTCGTGTGCAACGGCCCGGAGGCTTACTGTTGTTCCATTGATTTTGAAAATGAAACCTATCAGTTTTTAGAAGACTTGCCGACATATCCTGTCTCGGGTTAA
- a CDS encoding glycoside hydrolase family 2 TIM barrel-domain containing protein, with translation MLHFTLKWYLLLVLLFIASTSFTQATLKQYLSGPDFEHPVNWEFKCSEGRNSKVWTTIPVPSQWELAGFGEYTYGRWYKELELEAPSQEEGFYRYRFTVPKNQRGKNITLVFGGAMTDTEVKINGKSAGPIHQGGFYEFKYDVTELIYPGKENLLEVHVSKHSENASVNAAERKADWWLFGGIYRPVWLEIAPMSRIAYAAIDARMDGQLTADLVLENVPATAHIIATIQHVSSKEAFPAKIIKLGNDLSTPNIQVSWVGVKPWTPETPHLYDLQLDVVEDGKVLHRYTKRIGFRTLDFRKDDGIYLNGVKIIMKGINRHTFWPESGRSTSKRISLMDVQLLKDMNMNAVRNHYPPDDHFLDACDSLGIMVLDELAGWQNGYDTELGEKLIREMVQRDVNHPSVIIWDHGNEGGWNTDLDYLFEELDPQKRIVIHPWSDYNGWDTHHYPTYQTGVHRFGAGEHVFFPTEFMHGTYDNGHGAGLEDFWKQYLESPLFAGAFMWAFCDEAVLRSDWTGERKYDGVGSLAPDGILGPHREKEGSFYTVRDIWSPIQFAPTMITPSFNGNFLISNAYLFTDLNTCKMNYRVLRASDAAFYEVAKTDTVVAGDIDLPSILPGETRRINVPLSEAFFSGDWIEIQATDQHGRLLNTWTWPLHKAASFAEKFVRKEPTIVGATVQKREHSIILKGGEVEVIIDQDSGVIRSVNNGEQQIPLTNGPQPIGMEAAIKAVTTFQKDDLAGCVVEYTGGIHSITWTMHSDGRLKMEMLALENAGRSNGFDGAFFEDQINSFGITFDFPEEGVEGIRLFGRGPFHVWKNRIRGTNYGLWDKTYNTTITGESYENLIYPEFKGYYANFLGGHLQAGGNSLRVFSESEQLFLRLFTPDEPKYALPGSHPQPDFPSGNLSFMYEIPAMRSFKDIPHHGPKSQPTSIRIKSGDEGISMKLWFDFRAF, from the coding sequence ATGCTACATTTTACGCTTAAGTGGTATCTCTTACTGGTATTGTTATTTATTGCCAGTACTTCTTTTACACAAGCGACTCTCAAACAATATCTTTCTGGTCCAGATTTTGAACATCCAGTTAACTGGGAATTCAAGTGTTCTGAAGGAAGGAATAGTAAGGTGTGGACGACCATTCCTGTACCCTCACAATGGGAGTTGGCAGGTTTTGGTGAATACACTTACGGACGGTGGTACAAGGAACTTGAGCTGGAAGCACCGAGCCAGGAAGAAGGGTTTTATCGCTATCGTTTCACCGTTCCCAAAAACCAGCGTGGTAAAAATATCACGCTGGTCTTTGGTGGAGCGATGACCGATACTGAAGTAAAGATCAATGGCAAGTCTGCTGGGCCCATTCACCAGGGAGGTTTTTACGAATTCAAGTATGACGTAACGGAACTGATTTACCCAGGGAAAGAAAACCTTTTGGAAGTTCACGTCTCTAAACATTCGGAAAACGCTTCTGTAAATGCAGCTGAACGCAAGGCGGACTGGTGGCTGTTTGGCGGTATTTACCGACCCGTGTGGCTGGAAATCGCTCCGATGTCGCGTATTGCTTACGCCGCTATCGATGCTCGGATGGATGGGCAACTGACAGCTGATTTAGTGTTGGAAAATGTACCTGCAACGGCACATATTATAGCTACTATTCAACACGTCAGTTCAAAAGAAGCATTTCCTGCAAAAATCATTAAACTGGGGAATGACTTATCAACGCCCAACATACAAGTAAGCTGGGTGGGGGTAAAGCCCTGGACACCGGAGACCCCTCACCTCTACGATTTGCAACTTGATGTAGTAGAAGACGGAAAGGTGCTACATCGGTATACTAAACGCATCGGCTTTCGCACCCTCGATTTTCGTAAAGACGATGGCATCTATCTCAACGGCGTGAAAATCATCATGAAAGGCATCAATCGCCACACCTTTTGGCCGGAATCTGGTCGGAGTACGAGCAAGCGAATCAGCCTCATGGATGTACAATTACTGAAAGACATGAACATGAACGCCGTGCGCAATCACTATCCTCCCGATGATCATTTTCTGGATGCTTGTGATTCCCTTGGTATTATGGTATTGGACGAGCTGGCAGGTTGGCAAAATGGTTACGATACAGAGCTTGGCGAAAAGCTGATCCGTGAGATGGTGCAGCGGGATGTCAATCACCCTTCTGTCATCATTTGGGACCATGGCAATGAAGGTGGATGGAACACCGATCTGGATTATCTTTTTGAAGAACTGGATCCGCAAAAGCGGATTGTCATTCACCCTTGGTCGGATTATAATGGTTGGGATACCCATCATTATCCTACCTATCAAACCGGTGTTCACCGTTTTGGGGCCGGGGAACACGTGTTCTTTCCTACCGAATTCATGCACGGTACCTATGACAATGGCCATGGCGCGGGCCTGGAAGATTTCTGGAAGCAGTACCTGGAAAGTCCACTTTTTGCGGGGGCTTTTATGTGGGCCTTTTGTGACGAAGCCGTGCTGCGTAGCGATTGGACGGGCGAGCGCAAGTACGACGGGGTAGGTTCTCTCGCTCCCGATGGTATTCTAGGGCCACATCGTGAAAAGGAGGGGAGTTTTTATACGGTACGAGATATTTGGTCGCCCATTCAGTTTGCTCCCACCATGATTACTCCATCTTTTAACGGCAATTTCCTGATCAGTAACGCTTACTTGTTCACTGATTTGAATACCTGTAAAATGAATTACCGCGTGTTGCGAGCCAGCGATGCCGCTTTTTACGAAGTGGCCAAAACAGACACCGTGGTGGCTGGAGATATTGATCTACCTTCTATCCTGCCGGGAGAAACGCGCCGGATCAACGTCCCGCTGTCAGAGGCGTTCTTTTCGGGGGATTGGATAGAAATTCAAGCCACCGATCAGCATGGTCGCTTGCTCAACACCTGGACCTGGCCGCTGCATAAAGCCGCAAGTTTTGCCGAGAAATTTGTTCGCAAAGAACCAACAATAGTAGGAGCCACGGTTCAGAAGAGGGAGCATTCTATTATCCTAAAGGGGGGAGAAGTAGAAGTGATTATTGATCAGGATAGTGGCGTGATTCGGAGTGTGAACAATGGGGAACAGCAAATACCACTTACCAACGGGCCTCAACCCATCGGGATGGAGGCGGCAATAAAGGCAGTGACGACTTTCCAAAAGGATGATCTGGCCGGTTGTGTAGTAGAATACACCGGTGGCATTCATTCGATAACGTGGACCATGCACTCGGATGGACGCCTGAAAATGGAGATGCTCGCCCTGGAAAACGCCGGTCGCAGCAATGGTTTCGACGGTGCGTTTTTTGAAGATCAGATCAATAGTTTTGGCATCACCTTCGATTTTCCAGAGGAAGGAGTTGAAGGCATTCGCCTCTTTGGCCGCGGCCCATTTCACGTCTGGAAGAACCGGATCAGGGGCACAAACTATGGTTTGTGGGATAAGACATACAACACGACCATCACTGGAGAAAGCTACGAAAACCTCATCTATCCGGAGTTCAAGGGCTATTATGCCAACTTTCTGGGGGGGCATTTGCAAGCTGGTGGCAATAGCTTGCGCGTTTTCAGTGAATCTGAGCAGCTATTTCTCCGGCTGTTTACTCCCGATGAACCTAAGTACGCGCTTCCGGGGAGCCATCCGCAGCCTGATTTTCCTTCAGGTAACCTTTCCTTTATGTACGAAATTCCAGCGATGCGGTCTTTCAAAGACATTCCTCATCACGGACCTAAAAGTCAGCCTACGAGTATCCGCATCAAAAGTGGAGATGAGGGAATAAGTATGAAGCTGTGGTTTGATTTCAGAGCATTTTAA
- a CDS encoding carbohydrate kinase family protein, with amino-acid sequence MKETNYPSVLAVGELLIDLISTSYAETLDDVTTFERIAGGSPANMASNLGRLGQPAALVASVGNDDMGDYLHKFVKDLALDTTGVHQVPYPTTLVLVTKSRQVSNFEAYRLADCQISKEQLPDDVLKALKVFHTTCFALSKEPARGAILEAASKVAEAGGQLSIDANYASKIWPDLAEAQEIVAAYCSYGAMVKFSDVDWERLYGHPIDQPAEAAQFLHGLGARTVCITLGEKGCFVSNEEGQHFVLARPIEVVDTTGAGDAFWSGFLCAYLDGFNLYQCALAGRRMAEIKLQHFGPLPGKVDKRILYLDFQPE; translated from the coding sequence ATGAAAGAGACAAATTATCCTTCTGTGTTAGCCGTAGGCGAGTTATTGATTGATTTAATTAGTACTTCCTATGCGGAAACGCTAGATGATGTGACTACGTTCGAGCGTATTGCTGGTGGCAGCCCTGCGAATATGGCGAGCAACCTTGGGCGTTTGGGGCAACCTGCGGCTTTAGTGGCCAGTGTAGGGAACGATGACATGGGAGATTATTTGCACAAATTTGTCAAGGATCTCGCTTTAGATACCACTGGCGTGCATCAGGTACCTTATCCTACTACACTTGTATTGGTGACGAAATCTCGGCAGGTATCCAATTTCGAAGCTTATCGCCTGGCAGATTGCCAAATTTCGAAGGAGCAACTCCCAGATGATGTTTTAAAGGCGTTGAAAGTTTTTCATACCACCTGCTTTGCACTGAGTAAAGAACCTGCCCGTGGTGCTATCCTGGAGGCAGCCAGCAAAGTTGCCGAAGCAGGCGGACAGTTGAGTATTGATGCCAACTACGCATCGAAAATATGGCCGGATTTAGCGGAAGCCCAAGAGATTGTTGCTGCTTATTGCAGCTACGGGGCCATGGTGAAGTTCAGTGATGTGGACTGGGAAAGGCTCTACGGTCATCCCATTGATCAACCAGCTGAAGCAGCCCAGTTTTTACACGGTTTGGGAGCAAGAACAGTCTGCATAACCTTGGGAGAGAAAGGCTGTTTTGTAAGCAATGAAGAAGGACAGCATTTCGTGCTTGCTCGCCCCATAGAGGTGGTCGATACTACTGGCGCGGGCGATGCCTTTTGGTCGGGGTTCTTATGTGCCTACCTCGATGGGTTCAACCTTTATCAGTGTGCTTTGGCGGGGCGCCGTATGGCGGAAATAAAGCTGCAACACTTTGGGCCACTCCCCGGCAAGGTGGACAAGAGAATTCTTTACCTCGATTTTCAGCCTGAATAG